The genomic window TCTACATGAACCTTACTGTGACAGATGCAGTTTACCTATTGAAACTCCTCTCCATGCTTTACGTGACTGCCCTCTTGCAAGGGGTGTGTGGATGCATTTGGTTCCAGCTAGTCTTAGAAGCTGGTTTTTTAGTATGGATTTGCAGCAATGGATAGAAACATAATATCCAATGTGTAGAGGAAGATGGTGAGAACATTAAGCGGAATTCTCTGTGGGCATTTGCATGCCATCATTTTTGGAGTTGGCGCAATAAAGAGATACATACATGATGTTAATGTTTCTAGACCACCTGATCATTGGCAGTGGATCAAAAGAATGGAACATGATTACAAAATGGCTTTAATGAATGATCACATAACAAATCCTGCAATGCGTTCTCAGATTTTGGTTTGTTGGAGACCACCAGAAGTAGGATGGGTGTAGTTGAATACGGATGGGGCTCGTAAGAAGAACGGTTGTGCTGGGTGTGGTGGTTTGATCCCTGGTTGTGATAAGGAATGGCTTGGTGGTTTCTCCAAATTCCTTGGTCAGTGTTCTGTCTATGTAGCTGCACTTTGGGGGGTTTATGAGGGACTGAATTTTGCTCAGATGCCCGGTTTTCATAAAGTGGAAGTTTGCGTCGATTCCAGAGCTGTTTATAGTGGCATTCATAATGGTATTAGAGGCGGCTAGTACAGCGTATCCGACAGTTGATGGACCTTGATTGGAAAGTGAAGATGAGCCGTGTTTATCGTGATGAGAACTTTTGTGCTGATGGCTTGGCCTTTGACTTGCAGATGCTGCTGCTGTTAAAACTATGGTTCAAGAAGAAACCTAGAAATGTGAGGTTTTTGCATCACCACAAGGCTTTGAATGTACACAAATCAAAGCTTCATGAATCAATCTcagaaaaaaatccaaaatggGAGAATAttggattttttaaaaaatttaaaatatagtatgattcttttataatttttattcctcaaatttttgttatataaattttacaatgatgaatttgtttatataaaCCAAATATCTTTCATGCTTATATACAAATATTATTCTCTCAAGCCTTATCATAACTATAGAGATTAATCCGATAGACTTTATGGGATTCAAATGGATGCAAATTTTAACGCTGCTACATGGAACTCAAAACcttagttaagttaaaagaGACATGCATCATCTCTCatctaaaatataagtaaagtaTAAGTTTAAAATGTATAAAGTAAAATGTCATGTCAATATTAATAtagtataaatttttattttagatttaattaCACATTTGACCTTTAATATCtcatttgtttgattttggtcCCTAATTTTTAGTGTTGTTCAAATCAAAACCTATCGAAATTAAAATCGTAAACTGATCCTAAAAAATCGAAATccataaaaaactaattaatttaGGATGTGTTTAGATGCCCTTTTGTGAAAATCGTTGGATTAGACttgattttggattgattttattttagggTCAACCTTTCAATCGAGTTGGACACCATAACTTTACTCAAATCTATTATGAGTCAGTGAACTCAATGAAGTCAAAGATACAAAGATAGCATAACTTAGTAACCACACTCACtcactttcttttttccttttcattctttccatttttctttGCATTACCAAACAAGACCCATCTTTCAAGCTACTACGTACTATCATAATGGAAtctatttgagatatttattaGGATTTTAATTGCTATACCAACCCTTTAAGTTAACTTTTGAGTTGAGTTTGTTTTGGATATGattaattctaattatattgtgttattgttattttaataCTATTGTATGTTTGTAGTCATTGTGTTTGTTGAAAAGCCCCAACACAAATTAAGTGATTGAGCTCAACTAGTTAATGAGCTTTCTCTAGACGAATTGTTCGGGATAACTTCAATTTCCTAGAGGAATAATTCTTAGCTAGACTTTGCTTACGTTACGGCCAAACTCCGTGTATGAAAAAAACATTGGTGCCCTAAACCCCAACAATGTTTGTTTTCCTCCAAATATATTTTGGGTTCAGTGGTGTTAttcatcttcttttcttattgGCCAATAATCGTGTATGGAAAAAACATTGTTGCCCTTTTTTGCTTCTGTTCTCTCTATGTGTATTGTTACCACATATCTGGTTTGTTAGGTATTTGTGCTAGActtaaataattgatgtattgaACTTGGTTTTCATTATGGATTGAAGTTTGCTTCTTGCCATGGACCCAACCTTGCCCATGTGGGGAGCTACTATATAAGACATTCCCCATGGCTAAAACAAGGGTTCACCCCCAAAAACTTTCCATGTTACTACACATCTGAAATTATATCAttgtaaaatttcattttatcaCAACGGTCAGTagatatttcttcatttttctttgatcaatGTTTACAAATATGTAAAGGATTTTAGTTTACAAATTGtagcattttaaaattaaataagtatttaaaaataaataaataaataaataaattacaaattgttttttaaaaactaaattataaaatatttcttttattatatgtagtttataaaataattttgttttataaaaaagtaaaaaaaaaattatgaactattttttaaaaactttgtaaacttttttttaaataaaaaatgattattaaaccttttattaaaaacaacaatttttaatacatttttataaaagcaaatattattattttttaatttttttataattaaaacatttttaatttttttaaaaaatgtcacataagctctttttagtcaaaaaaatcaaCGGGGGCTAGTAAATGTAAAaaggggtaaacttgggggccaaaatcgagcaaatGAAACTTTGAGggctaaaatcgagcaattgtgaaatttagggggttaaaatcaagcaattaaaatgtggagggtcaaaatcaagcaattgtgaaacttaggaggtcaaaactgcatttaagccaaaaaaaagaaactacaaATAGTTCAAGAGGTACACCAAAGAAGCACCAAAAGTACTCAATACACAAACCACAAGAAATTAAAACTTTTAAAGCacgaaaatatatataaaaaacaaactaCAAATAGTTCGAGAGATACATCAAAGGAGCACCAGAGGTACTCGATACATAGACCACAAGAAACTAAAATCTTATGGAATAACAGAGGAGTTCCCAACATCTAAGCATTCCATCCAAATGCACATCAAAAGAGTTAAAGGTAAatgtaaattatttattttaatttgtactaaatatataattaattgatttaataCCTTGAAATTATTCAGAATGAGATTGATCATGCATTGGCTCGGACTATATGAACTTTAAATGAAATACTTTTGCCATCAATCAACTCAAAGACACAAATATCCCCTACTTTTAAATCATATTCCTCAACAATTGAACCCCATCCACCATGTAGCATGGTCCTATTAGAGACATCATTGAACTTGAACTTCAAGTCCCAAGTCTTATCCTCTTCACCAATCACTATGGTTGCAATCCCTTTCTTGCCATTCAAATATTGTTTAGAAAACCATGTTGGTATAAACTGCATGCATACAATCATAGCTTAATCACACATTTTATTGATTAGAAAAGGATAAAATTAAGTTTTCACATAATACATGGGTTAGTGTTATTCTTGTGTGTTTCTAAAAACTTATAGTAGATTgtaaaaaatggaaattaactctaaaaaagtatatataaaaaaaatagataccaAATTTTGGAGGTAGGATTGATGCAATGGACGAATGAAAGAGGGATTATCAAAATGTAAATCCATGGCTCTCCTTGTTGTGTCTTTTAGTGCTTCATTCCTTGTCATAGCTTCATTATTTGTTGACCTATTCTTAGCTTTGAAGAAACTTGTCTTATTACCTCctaattaattacaaaaattaaaataataataataataataattaaaaaatgaagaataaaaatataaatcaccTTTGACTTCTTGGACTAAATtgattttttccttctttaGCTCTTTCCTTTGAGATGAACCATCATTGATTTTCATTCTTTTgtgaggttgaggtgatgaagATCTTAGCATTTCATTCTCATCATCAGaaatttcaatataattattattattatcattatctttcttttcagcATCTTCATCATGATGTTGATTATTCCTTTGATCATCATCATTATCTCTAGAGCTTAATCCTTTACTCAAATAGTCTATTTCTAAAGCACTCTTATCAAATATCATAACTTGAAATTGTGActctttttcaaatttaaaaactaG from Trifolium pratense cultivar HEN17-A07 linkage group LG1, ARS_RC_1.1, whole genome shotgun sequence includes these protein-coding regions:
- the LOC123913572 gene encoding B3 domain-containing transcription factor VRN1-like isoform X3 — its product is MIPRSFVKKYGKELSNPVTLMLPNGDKWKINWIKRDDHDVWFQNGWEKFAQHYSMSFGHFLVFKFEKESQFQVMIFDKSALEIDYLSKGLSSRDNDDDQRNNQHHDEDAEKKDNDNNNNYIEISDDENEMLRSSSPQPHKRMKINDGSSQRKELKKEKINLVQEVKGGNKTSFFKAKNRSTNNEAMTRNEALKDTTRRAMDLHFDNPSFIRPLHQSYLQNLFIPTWFSKQYLNGKKGIATIVIGEEDKTWDLKFKFNDVSNRTMLHGGWGSIVEEYDLKVGDICVFELIDGKSISFKVHIVRANA
- the LOC123913572 gene encoding B3 domain-containing transcription factor VRN1-like isoform X1; its protein translation is MSIDELHKSQCFFKVILDTTLENKELMIPRSFVKKYGKELSNPVTLMLPNGDKWKINWIKRDDHDVWFQNGWEKFAQHYSMSFGHFLVFKFEKESQFQVMIFDKSALEIDYLSKGLSSRDNDDDQRNNQHHDEDAEKKDNDNNNNYIEISDDENEMLRSSSPQPHKRMKINDGSSQRKELKKEKINLVQEVKGGNKTSFFKAKNRSTNNEAMTRNEALKDTTRRAMDLHFDNPSFIRPLHQSYLQNLFIPTWFSKQYLNGKKGIATIVIGEEDKTWDLKFKFNDVSNRTMLHGGWGSIVEEYDLKVGDICVFELIDGKSISFKVHIVRANA
- the LOC123913572 gene encoding B3 domain-containing transcription factor VRN1-like isoform X2; translated protein: MSIDELHKSQCFFKVILDTTLENKELMIPRSFVKKYGKELSNPVTLMLPNGDKWKINWIKRDDHDVWFQNGWEKFAQHYSMSFGHFLVFKFEKESQFQVMIFDKSALEIDYLSKGLSSRDNDDDQRNNQHHDEDAEKKDNDNNNNYIEISDDENEMLRSSSPQPHKRMKINDGSSQRKELKKEKINLVQEVKAKNRSTNNEAMTRNEALKDTTRRAMDLHFDNPSFIRPLHQSYLQNLFIPTWFSKQYLNGKKGIATIVIGEEDKTWDLKFKFNDVSNRTMLHGGWGSIVEEYDLKVGDICVFELIDGKSISFKVHIVRANA